The stretch of DNA agacccggtcccagaaggggaaaggatagtgtatctaacgcactgagagacccggtcccagagggggaaaggacagtgtatctaacgcactgtgagacccggtcccagagggggaaaggacagtgtatcgaacgcactgtgagacccggtcccagagggggaaaggacagtgtatctaacgcactgtgacacccggtcccagagggggaaaggacagtgtatctaacgcactgtgagacccggtcccagagggggaaaggacagtgtatctaacgcactgtgagacccggtcccagagggggaaaggacagtgtatctaacgcactgtgagacccggtcccagagggggaaaggacagtgtatctaacgcactgtgagacccggtcccagagggggaaaggacagtgtatctaacgcactgtgagacccggtcccagagggggaaaggacagtgtatctaacgcgggtacaattttgtcctttaaaaagcatttggacagttacatggataagatgggtatagagggatatgggtcaagtgcaggcaattgggactagcttagtggtatgaactgggcgacatggacatgttgggccgaagggcctgtttccatgttgtaaacttctatgattctataacgcattgtgagacccggtcccagagggggaaaggacagtgtatctaacgcactgagacacccggtcccagagggggaaaggacagtgtatctaacgcagagagagacccggtcccagagggggaaaggacagtgtatctaacgcactgtgagacccggtcccagagggggaaaggacagtgtatctaacacactgtgagacccggtcccagagggggaaaggacagtgtatctaacgcactgtgagacccggtcccagagggggaaaggacagtgtatctaacgcagagagagacccggtcccagaggggggaaaggacagtgtatctaacgcactgtgagacccggtcccagagggggaaaggacagtgtatctaacgcactgtgagacccggtcccagagggggaaaggacagtgtatctaacgcactgagagacccggtcccagagggggaaaggacagtgtatctaacacactgtgagacccggtcccagagggggaaaggacagtgtatctaacacactgtgagacccggtcccagagggggaaaggacagtgtatctcacgcagtgtgacacccggtcccagagggggaaaggacagtgtatctaacgcactgtgagacccggtcccagagggggaaaggacagtgtatcgaacgcactgagagacccggtcccagagggggaaaggacagtgtatctaacacactgtgagacccggtcccagagggggaaaggacagtgtatctaacacactgtgagacccggtcccagagggggaaaggatagtgtatctaacgcactgtgagacccggtcccagagggggaaaggacagtgtatctaacgcactgtgagacccggtcccagagggggaaaggacagtgtatcgaacgcactgtgagacccggtcccagagggggaaaggacagtgtatctaacgcactgtgacacccggtcccagagggggaaaggacagtgtatctaacgcactgtgagacccggtcccagagggggaaaggacagtgtatctaacgtgggtacaattttgtcctttaaaaagcatttggacagttacatggataagatgggtatagagggatatgggtcaagtgcaggcaattgggactagcttagtggtataaactgggcgacatggacatgttgggccgaagggcctgtttccatgttgtaaacttctatgattctataacgcattgtgacacccggtcccagagggggaaaggacagtgtatctaacgcactgagacacctggtcccagagggggaaaggacagtgtatctaacgcagagagagacccggtcccagagggggaaaggacagtgtatctaacgcactgtgagacccggtcccagagggggaaaggacagtgtatctaacgcactgtgagacccggtcccagagggggaaaggacagtgtatctaacgcagagagagacccggtcccagagggggaaaggacagtgtatctaacgcactgagagacccagtcccagagggggaaaggacagtgtatctaacgcactgtgagacccggtcccagagggggaaaggacagtgtatctaacgcagagagagacccggtcccagagggggaaaggacagtgtgtctaatgTTTGGACGGTGCTGCCAAAGAGTGAAGGTTTGGATCGAGGGAGAATCGGGAGAGTGGAACAGAAGTTTGGAACGTGCCTTACCTTCCTCTTGTTGAGCTCCAGGGCCTGGCTCCTCAGggtcagctccttctccaccgtggCCAGGTTGCTCTGCAGGactcgctccttctcctccagcttctGGACCACCAGGAGTTGGGCATCCACCTGGGAAACAAGAGGGCAcccggttactgagggaaggaggGGTGCAACGACTGGAGGAGGCACCCTGACTTTACCTTCCACTCCCGCCTGACCCggtgcctccttcctccctccctcgtttctcTCGATCCGCCACCCCAAtgatagagagtgaggggggaggtgaCACGACGACGaccgaagggggagggggagggggagacgcgGCGACGGCCGtagggggacggggaggaggagacggagacgggaggaggagacggagacgGCCGGAGGGGGACCGGGGGGAGGAGACGGAGACACGACGACGGCCGGAGggcgaatggggggggggagacggagacACGACGACGACGACCGGAGGGGGACCGGGGGGAGGAGACGGAGACACCACGACGACCGGagggggaccggggggggggggggggaaagagggagacacGACGACGGCCGCcggagggggaacggggggagGAGACGGAGACACGCCGACGACCGGAGGgggactgggggggtggggaggagacggAGACACGACGGCGGCCGGAGGGGgaccagggggaggaggagacggagacaCGACCACGACGACCGGagggggaccgggggggggggggggcgggggagagacggagacgacgaccggaggaggaagggggggagACGGAGACACCACGACGGCCGGagggggaccggggggggggggggggaggagacggagACACGACGACGGCTGGAGGGGgaccggggggaggaggagacggagacaCGACCACGACGACCGGAGGGGGACCGGGGGGGGCAGAGACGGAGACGACGATCGGAggaggaccgggggggggggggggggggggggagacagagacacgACGACGGCCGGAGGGGgaccggggggaggaggagacggagacaCGACCACGACGACCGGAGGGGGACCGGGGGGGGCAGAGACGGAGACGACGATCTGAggaggaccgggggggggggggagacagagacacgACGACGGCCGGAGGGGgaccggggggggagagacggagacacGACGACGGCCGGAGGGGGaccggggggaggagatggagacACGACGACCGGAAGTGGGGGGCGGAGCCGGGGGGAAAGAGACGACCAGAGCGAGTTGCAGAGCGGCCGAGGGGGCCGGGcccgggggggggcgaggcccgGGAGGTAGCGGTGGATATTTGGGGTTCTCCCTACCTGTGTTTTGAGGGTGAGGACCTGGTCCGTCAGCTCGTCCTTCTCCTCACGCAGCAGCTTGTGGATCTGGTTGGATTTGATCCGCTCCGACATGAGCTTGAAGTTGGCGTCGTCCTTCTCCCGCAGCTGCTGCATCAGCCGGATGTTCTGCTCCTGCATGTCCTCGAAGGCCTGGCCCGTCACGTCCATCTCAGACaggagggcctcctcctcctgctcgacaGGGAGACAGGCTCGgggtgactttcaaaaggagacACTTTCAACCCCCTGCGCCGAGCTGACCTGCCCTGCCCGGCCGCACAAGGTACAAGGGACTGAAATACGGAGCTGCGTTTCTTCGGGCGGGGGCGGAAATggagcgaggggaggggaaggaggagcagagggagtggggagagggagcgaggccgggaacgagggagagagccagtcgctgccctctcccctccccgtggGCGGCCCCACGGTGACCGAGGGGGCACGGCCGCAGGCCAGGGAGTCATTCACCCTGCATCGAATGCCTGGGTGGGGGGCCGTACCGAAGAGGGGAGAAACCCGTCctctgaacaggaggaggccgttcagcccctcgggcccgtTCCTCCGTTCGGTCAGACCCGGACCGATCTGCGCCTCGACTCCCACTTACCCGCCCATTCCTCCATcggccctccccccccagccccgaCTCCTCACCCGTGCTCGTCACTGACGCGCCAGAGGGACGTTCGACCACGGAAGCCGTCGCGGCCGGGCCGCCCCCCGACCCAACGACGACGGCCGTTCAGTGGGTCCCGTCATCGACCGCAGCAGCACGGCCCGGGGGTCTCCCGAGACACCCCTCGCTCCCGCCGGGAGCTCCCGAGGCACCGCCCCGCGCGCCCTCACCTGCTTGGTGGCCGCCAGCTTCTTCTGCAGGTGCTCGATCTGCTCCTCCGCGAACTTGATCTTCTTCAAGGCGTCCTCGTCCGCCAGCTTCTtgctctccctcttctccttctcctccatgtcTTTTATTTTCAGCTTCAGTTCTTCCACCTGCAAATAACGGGCGGGTGCTGGGTCTTACAACAGAGGAGGTTATCACCACCGCCCTCCCGCCCGCCCGCTcctccccgcgccccccaccccgccaacctCAGGTCTGGCCCTACCTCCGCCTTAGCCTTCTTTTCTGCCGCCATGAGTTGCACCTTGTCCCTTTGTTCCTTGGGGGCCGACTTGTACATATCCAGCAGCAGCTTCATCTCCTTCTGGCTCTCCTGGGCCTTcctgcagggggaggggaggggagaggcggtGAGTACGGAGGGAAAGAGcgggtttggggagagggggaggggaggagagacacCGCCGCGGCCTGGAGCACAGCCTCCGCCCAGAGGTGGGGCGCGTGCACCGTGCCgtcgcagtggggggggggggggggggccttgccGGGGCATTCGACCGTGGGGGCCCTCGCGTCAGAGCCGAGCGGttttagggagggagaagggcgtccattgggtgggtgggtggggaggaggaggagcgccgAGGCGCGGGCGGGAGGGGGTCGTCATCGCGAGACATTTTCTCCTGTTTTAAAACGAGTGCGGACCCCCTTCGCGATCCTTACTTGAGCTCCACTTTCAGCTGCTTCAGGATGTCCGAGTCTTTTTTCTTGGTGTCGTCGGTCTTCGatttctccttctccttgtccttgtccttgtctttCTCCCGGTCCCTGTCCCGGTCGCGGTctcggtccctgtccctgtcccggtcGCGGTCTCTGTCCCGGTCGcggtccctctccctgtcccggtCCCGATCCCGGtccttgtccctctccctctccgagtcccgctccttctccttggCCTTGGGCCTCTCCGGCTCTTTCTTCGGCTGAGGCTCCTCCTCCTTACACTCTGCcgattccttctcctccttctccttcttcaccacCACCAGCGTCGGGGCCGAGGGCGTTTCCTTGGGCTCTTTCTTCACCTCCACGCCCTCTTCCTCTTTGATCTCATCGACGGACAAggtgctggaggtggtggaggtggcggTGGCGGCAGCGGCGGACGACGAGGACGAGGACGTGGTCGATCCCAGCGGGGGGTAGCACTGCATGCGGGTCTGGGAAGAGAAGAGGGAAGGAAACAATGGGTTAAAAGCACAATCAAGGGACTCGACTTGCATCTCTCAAACAtccagtcccgctccagagacgcAAGCACGtgctccagtactgagggagcgccgcaccgtcggagggccggcgccgagggagcgccgcaccgtcggagggccggtactgagagaggccggcgccgagggagcgccgcaccgtcggagggccggtactgagagaggccggcgccgagggagcgccgcaccgtcggagggccagtactgagagaggccggcgccgagggagcgccgcaccatcggagggccggtactgagagaggccggcgccgagggagcgccgcaccgtcggagggccggtactgagagaggccggcgccgagggagcgccgcaccgtcggagggccggtactgagagaggccggcgccgagggagcgccgcaccgtcggagggccggtactgagagaggccggcgccgagggagcgccgcaccgtcggagggccggtactgagagaggccggcgccgagggagcgccgcaccgtcggagagCTGGCGCCGAGGGAGAGCCGCACcaccgactttcagatgagacgttaaaccgagggtcccgtccgcccctctcgggtggacgtaaaaggtcccacggacactatcggaagagcagcggagttctcccgggTGGTCCCGGGGCCAATACtgaccactaaaacagattacccggTCGTTATCAcagagctgtttgtgggatcttgctgtgctcccaCGTTGCAACGGCGACCGCGCTTCaaataaaatacttttaaaagtcggctttgggacgtcccgaggtggtgaaaggcgctgcaGAAATGGGAGCCTGACTTCCGTCCCAAGCACTGCTCACACCCTGAGCCACTTGGAAGTGCACTCACTGTTGTGATGCAGGCAACACAGCAACATGCCGCCACCATGCACCAAGCGTGAATCACTGCATTTGacacagccctctctctctctcttccttcttttcccccccccagcccccgccGCTCGACCATTCACCTTGTTAATCTCAGTCTGAGCCTCCCGCAGTTTCCGCTTGTAGCGCTGGACGTCCCCTTTAAGCTGGTGGTTGTGGTTCTGGAGGCTGTTGATCAGGTGACGCATCTCCCGGTTAATTGGAcctgtgaggaggaggagtggggagaggaaggagtggggagagggaggagacacacacccacacgtcATTAATCCATATTACCGTGATTAATTAAGAGATCGATATTCCGCTCTGGACTCGATGCCTGATCGCAAACGCCCCACACACCACAGATGCCCCAATGACACAACCCCTCCACCCCCCGGCCGGGCCGGGACGAGCTCTGGTCGCAGAAATCACAAAACAAAAACGCACAGCTCCTCTGCACCCCTCCGCCAACCACCACCCATCCTCCACAAAACGCAGCTGAACACCTCTCAAGGATCAAGGGCACCCACCTTCACCACATTCAGCGACCCCTCTCGCCCCGCAGTCacagttccctctacactgtcccatcaaacactcccagggcaggtacagggttagatacagagtaaagctccctctacactgtcccatcaaacactcccagggcaggtacagggttagatacagagtaaagctccctctacactgtcccatcaaacactcccagggcaggtacagggttagatacagagtaaagctccctctacactgtcccatcaaacactcccagggtcaggtacagggtgagatacagagtaaagctccctctacactgtcccatcaaacactcccagggtcagatacagggttagatacagagtaaagctccctctacactgtcccatcaaacactcccagggcaggtacagggttagataaagagtaaagctccctctacactgtcccatcaaacactcccagggcaggtacagggttagatacagagtaaagctccctctacactgtcccatcaaacactcccagggcaggtacagggttagatacagagtaaagctccctctacactgtcccatcaaacactcccagggcaggtacagggttagatacagagtaaagctccctctacactgtcccatcaaacactcccagggcaggtacagggttagatacagagtaaagctccctctacactgtcccgtcaaacactcccagggcaggtacagggttagatacagagtaaagctccctctacactgtcccatcaaacactcccagggcaggtacagggttagatacagagtaaagctccctctacactgtcccatcaaacactcccagggcaggtacagggttagatacagagtaaagctccctctacactgtcccatcaaacactcccagggcaggtacagggttagatacagagtaaagctccctctacactgtcccgtcaaacactcccagggcaggtacagggttagatacagagtaaagctccctctacactgtcccatcaaacactcccagggcaggtacagggttagatacagagtaaagctccctctacactgtcccgtcaaacactcccagggcaggtacagggttagatacagagtaaagctcccttggcactgtcccatcaaacactcccagggtcaggtacagggttagatacagagtaaagctccctccacactgtcccgtcaaacactcccagggcaggtacagggttagatacagagtaaagctccctctacactgtcccgtcaaacactcccagggcaggtacagggttagatacagagtaaagctccctctacactgtcccgtcaaacactcccagggcaggtacagggttagatacagagtaaagctccctccacactgtcccgtcaaacactcccatggcaggtacagggttagatacagagtaaggccttcgataaagtcccccacaggagactggtcaagaaggtacgagcccatggaatccagggtgccttggcactttggatacaaaactggcttagtggcagaaggcagagggtgatggtcgaaggttgtttttgtgactggaagcctgtggccagtggggtaccacagggatcggtgctgggtcccttgctgtttgtggtctacattaatgacttggatatgaatgtaaaaggtatgatcagtaagttcgctgatgatacaaagattggtagggtggtaaatagcgaggaggacagcctcagtctgcaggacgatatagatgggttggtcagatgggcggaacagtggcaaatggaatttaacccggaaaagtgcgaggtgatgcactttggagggactaacaaggcaagggaatacacaatgaatgggaggaccctaggcaagacagagggtcagagggatcttggtgtgcaagttcacagatccctgaaggcggcggaacaggtagataaggtggtaaagaaggcatatgggatacttgcctttattagccgaggcatagaatataagagcaaggaggttatgatggagctgtataaaacactggttaggccacagctggagtactgtgtgcagttctggtcgccacactacaggaaggatgtgatcgctttggagagggtgcagaggagattcaccaggatgttaccagggctggagcgcttcagctatgaagagagactgggaagattgggtttgttttccttggagcagaggaggctgagggggacatgattgaggtgtacaaaattatgaggggcacagataggatggatactaaggagctttttcccttcgttgagggttctataacaaggggacatagattcaaggtaaaaggcgggaggtttagaggggatttgagaaagaactttttcacccggagggtggttggagtctggaactcactgcctgagagggttgtggaggcaggaaccctcacaacattcaagaagcatttggatgagcacttgaaatgccatagcatacaaggctacggaccaaatgctggaatatgggattagagtagacagggctgatggccggcgcggacacgatgggccgaagggcctctatccgtgctgtataactctatgactctatgagagtaaagctccctctacactgtcccgtcaaacactcccagggcaggtacagggttagatacagagtaaagctccctctacactgtcccatcaaacactcccagggcaggtacagggttagatacagagtaaagctccctctacactgtcccatcaaacactcccagggcaggtacagggttagatacagagtaaagctccctctacactgtcccatcaaacactcccagggcaggtacagggttagatacagagtaaagctccctctacactgtcccgtcaaactctcccagggcaggtacagggttagatacagagtaaagctccctctacactgtcccgtcaaactctcccagggcaggtacagggttagatacagagtaaagctccctctacactgtcccgtcaaactctcccagggcaggtacagggttagatacagagtaaagctccctcgacactgtcccatcaaacactcccggggcaggtacagggttagatacagagtaaagctccctcgacactgtcccatcaaacactcccggggcaggtacagggttagatacagagtaaagctccctctacactgtcccatcaaacactcccatggtcaggtacagggttagatacagagtaaagctccctctacactgtcccgtcaaacactcccggggcaggtacagggttcgatccaGTGTATAATGTAACCCCTCCGCCCCCACCTCACCTGCTTGTTCGTTAGCAGCCAGGTTCTGCTCGAACTCGATGCGTAACATCTCATATTCCTTGCGAACTTGCGCCAGTGTATCCTCGAGCTGAATCACTTCGGTTCGCAGTTTCTTCTGCAGGTTCAGCTCGTCGCtctgtttggggggggagggggagggggggtggttaggaggggagagaagagcaCAGAGACAACCATGAGACAACACATTGAAATCTGCTCATCACAGGTGCATTTAAAGGGCAGCGAGACAGGAACCTTCTCAGTCTCCTGGGAAC from Heptranchias perlo isolate sHepPer1 unplaced genomic scaffold, sHepPer1.hap1 HAP1_SCAFFOLD_982, whole genome shotgun sequence encodes:
- the rnf20 gene encoding E3 ubiquitin-protein ligase BRE1A is translated as MNPVQKTEPTPPPPTSSKELLNEPALSFLATLASSSSEEIELQLQDRMEFSKKAVSRIVEVFDTLHRRIENLCQKINSEVGFNGLEDSTKCLNKDLMGENRRLQDLTTQLQGKHHKMSMEYNELQDKVQSAETKVSEMETTIEDLQWDIEKLRKREQKLNKHLAEALEQLNSGYHVSGASAGFQGGQITLHIQKFEMLNAELEENKELANSRMAELEKLEQELQEAVRENEKLKIDLRNIPEDVVKETPEYKCLQSQFSLLYNESLQVKTQLDEARALLLTTKNAHLRQIEHMESDELNLQKKLRTEVIQLEDTLAQVRKEYEMLRIEFEQNLAANEQAGPINREMRHLINSLQNHNHQLKGDVQRYKRKLREAQTEINKTRMQCYPPLGSTTSSSSSSAAAATATSTTSSTLSVDEIKEEEGVEVKKEPKETPSAPTLVVVKKEKEEKESAECKEEEPQPKKEPERPKAKEKERDSERERDKDRDRDRDRERDRDRDRDRDRDRDRDRDRDRDRDREKDKDKDKEKEKSKTDDTKKKDSDILKQLKVELKKAQESQKEMKLLLDMYKSAPKEQRDKVQLMAAEKKAKAEVEELKLKIKDMEEKEKRESKKLADEDALKKIKFAEEQIEHLQKKLAATKQEEEALLSEMDVTGQAFEDMQEQNIRLMQQLREKDDANFKLMSERIKSNQIHKLLREEKDELTDQVLTLKTQVDAQLLVVQKLEEKERVLQSNLATVEKELTLRSQALELNKRKVRVYSKRGRSRRAARDRRTD